Within Oncorhynchus keta strain PuntledgeMale-10-30-2019 chromosome 30, Oket_V2, whole genome shotgun sequence, the genomic segment attattatgcatactggatggactggttaccttatgctGCGCTCCAAAATCCATATCCATGATTCTGGGAGCAAGCCCGAGGCAATGCTtttggttcattgattgtgcagggGGGCTTACAGGTAGTCtacaatttgtatttattttactaggcaagtcagttaagaacaaattcttattttcattgacagcctaggaatactgggttaactgcctgttcaggggaagaaagacagatttgtaccttgtcagcttgggggtttgaacttgcgaccttctggttactagtccaacactctaaacactaggctaccctgccgccccaaattgtagctaatttgtatttgattttgaatagcctagtcaaatcaactcaaatcaaactgtatttatACTGCACATTTCAGACTTTGAATGGAACACAATGTGCTTCAcaagaaaaaaaaaagttaatatttactacacaacaaacaaaaAAGGATAAAACACGGAAGAATTGTGCCTcctgggtggtgcagtggtctaaggcactgcatcgtagtgctagaggtgtcactacagacccagggtGTATCACATTCGGCTCAGTGTCATCAGGGTTAGGCGAGGGTTTGGCTGTGGAAGGCTTTACTTTGCTCTAGAGACTCCTTGTAACAGGCTTGGTTGTCAGTTGAACAGGTTTTTGTGTGGCTGGCGGgagggtgttaagaagcgcagtttggcgggtcatgtttcgggggacgcatgaCTCAACCTTCGCCTCCCGAGCCTGTTGGAGAGTTACAGTGATGAGACAAAATTGAAAATGGggtaaaaaaattataataactACATTCACCGTAAGGAAAAGCAAACATAAAAAGTTTTGTTTTAAGATCTCTTTAAATAATGTCCACAGTTTCggcccccctcaggttctctggcaggctattccagaggctgggggcatagtaactaaaggctgggggcatagtaactaaaggctgcctctccatgagTCTTGGTCCTGAGCTTTGGGATAGATAAAAGGTCAGTGCCAGAGAACCTGAAGGACTTACTGGGAACATAACTTAAAACCATGTCTGACATGTACTGGGGTGCACAATCATGaattgatttaaaaaccaatagaagaATAGAAGGCTAGGGCACATATCATCAAACTTCTCATCAAGTCTTGCTTGACTGATACCCAGCCTAATGTTTGTTATCTTATCGCTGAAATTTGCCACGAACTCATCACATTTAGATGTGGAGGAAAGTTCACATAGTTTTCCAGGGGTAGGATTTATCAATGGAGCACTTTATTAGTGATTATTAGTGATCAAGTTAAGAAAAATGAGCCCGTCTGGCATTTCTAATTGCCTTGTTATATGCCAAGTTGCTCTCCCGGAATATCATAATGGACCTGCGACTTTGACTTCCTCCACTTCAGCTCTGCCTTTCTGCAATTTCTCTTCAATCTATTGGTTTCCTCAATCATCATTGAAAGACAGACCGTCAGGAAGCACACAGCCTACATTCGCTATTCCAGTGCAGATAACATGTCTTCTGTTGCTGTTCCTACCTATTTCATAATAGCCATTCTAAATTCAAACTAATTGTATATATTCATTAAAACTAGATTACATttagaatagtctgatgggtgaaaacaTGATCagttgatgagagaacagctgtgcagcTTGAGGCAAGGAAGAGCACATGCTTTTCTCGctactttctcaaatcatcaacagcctcaccatgcagcccatatactgtatttttatttttatttgacctttatttaactaggcaagtcagttaagaacaaattcttatttacaatgacggcctaggaacagtgggttaactgcctgttcaggggcagaacaatagatttgtaccttgtcagctcagtggtttgaatttgcaaccttccggttactagtgcaacgctctaaccactaggctaccctgccgccccatgttcTGATTTCTAACACATTCTAAGATTTGtatcatttacaaatgaatcTCCCAAATAACTAAACCTagcatataggacctgtttcaaatgatcccTTTTTCGCTCAACATCGTCACTTCATATGCGCACTCCTCTATAAATGAGAAAaatatgatttatattttattcatctaagttcaattatattagtcttactataaaatcatataatCTAAAATAATGGCACAGGCGCATGAGCAGCTTGTACAGTATGCTGCTCTTATGTGTGGGTGCCTAAAGATGCTAAATGTATTTATGTCAGATTTCCTACATGTCTATCTCTTGGCCTGTGAGTAATTCTGTTCCTTTTCCGgttgttgtttctctctcccaTGTTCAGGGTCCGTCTGAGGTGGAGGTGTCAGAGATCTGTGAGACGAGGAAGATGAACGTGGCTCATGGCCTGGCTTGGTCTTTCCACCTGGGCTACCTCAACCTGGTTCTGCCTCGTAAGTAGCATTAATTCATGAAGTGCGCTCATTTCATATATGAAAAAGCTGTCATgtcaacattgtgtgtgtgttcctgttcaaaTTGACATGTATCccattgtgcgtgtgtgtgtttctctggtaGGGTTGGAGGGTTCTATCGCAGCGTTCCGTGCTTCACATAATGCAGGTCCGTTTGAGACCAGGGGTTCCAGAAAGCTCCTCATTCTCCTTCCTCTCAACGCAAACATTACTCACACGCTGGAGGACGAGGACACCAACATCCATTTCTATGACAATCTCCCTGACACAGAGATCGACAGGGCAGGTGTCAGGGGGCGTGTCTACAAGCACAGTGTCTACACCGTATTGGACaaggacagacaggtaggtgggATTCATTTACAGTCACCTTCTCAAACACTATCTCAAAGTGAAATGCATCTCACTGGCACCACTATGTGGTCAAATGGTGAATCAACCGTGAGTGCTCATGAAGCACTGGAAAATACTATAACAAACATGGAAAAGCCCAACACTTGCACCATGGTGGCCAAATGTGTGGACAATCTATAAACCCATTTGCAGATTTTTTACACTGAAACGCTTAATCACAGtatctcttgtgtgtgtgtgtgtgtgtctaggcccATCACTGTGTTGTGGAGTATGCCACCCCTCTGCTGACCCTGTATAAGATGTCTCAGGAGAGCAGTGCAGGGTttggggagaaggacaggagagagcAGGTGCTGCTGTTCTACAGGACTCTACAGGACATACTGGACCGCTCACTGGAGTGCAGGAACCGCTACCGACTCATCCTGCTCAACGGTTAGATATCATGCTATTTACATGGATATTTACATGTTACctgcctttctctcactctctctctctgtataataAATAATGTCCTCCTATGTCCCCAATAGTACAACCTATGAACCCTATATAATTTCTACTTCCTGTAGATGAACATGAGGATGACCCTCACTACCTGTCCAACTCCATTCTGAAGAACCTGGATCAACAGGAGAAAGAAGAGTTCTATGTTCCCCCTTTCATCCCTCAGCCTGAGGTGGACCACCCATCCCATGCCCTGCCCATCATCGACGACTGGCACCGAGCTGAGCCAATGAGCAGGGTGCCTACGATCATGATCAGTCATGACATGCCACGTACGCTCAGGGAACCGGTTGAGAATTCGGAAGACTCCATGAGACAGGTCTAGAGAGATAAACAAAATAAATTGCACTTATGCACAACAGCAGCAGCACTACACCAGGCTGCAAGGTAGGAAGCACTCAAAGCCATCTCAAAGTAGAGCAACAAGGCATTGCCTTCCCCTTTACACCGCCACTCATTACTTAACATACAGTGCAtctggaaaatattcagaccccttgactttttccacattctgttacgttggtcttattctaaaatggattaaattgtttttcttcctcaatctacacacaataccccataatgacaaagcataaacaggtgttgtagatttttttttgcaaatttataaaatgtatcaaaataaatattacatttacataagtattcagaccctttactcagcactttgttgaagcacttttggcagcgattacagcctcaagtcttcttgggtatgatactacaagcttggcacacctgtatctggggagtttctcccattctcctgtgcagatcctctcaagctctgtcaggttggatggggagaatcgctgcacagctattttcaggtctctccattgAGTTCAAGCCCAGGctttggctggaccactcaaggacattcagaaacgtgtcccgatgccactcctacgttgtcttggctatgtagGGTcatgaaccttctccccagtcggaggtcctgagtgctctgtagcaggttatcatcaaggatctctctgtactttgctctgttcatctttccctccatcctgactagtctcccagtccctgccacggaaaaacatccccacagcatgatactgccaccaccatgcttcacagtagggatggtgcctggtttcctccagacgttacgcttggcattcaggccaaagagttcaatcttggtttcatcagaccagagaatcttgtttctcatggtctgagagtctttaggtgccttttggcaaactccatacgggctgtcatttgccttttactgaggagtggcttccgtctggcttcatcagaccagagagaagaatcgtggtggttccaaacttcttccatttaagaatgatggaggccactgtgttattggggaccttcgatgctgcagaaatgttttgatgcctcaacacaatcctgtctcggagctctacggacaataccttcaaccttatggcttggtttttgctctgacatgcgctgtcaactgtgggaacttatatagacaggtgtgtgcctttccaaatcatgtccaaacaattgagtttaccacaggtggactccaatcaagttgtagaaacatctataggatgatcaatggaaacaggatgcacctgagatcaatttagagtctcatagcaaagggcctcAATACTTAttgtatttatgttttttatgttttataaatgtgcaaaaaaatcccaaaacctgttttcgctttgtcaatgtggggtattgtgtgtatattgatgaggtaaaacatttattttatcaattttagaataaggctgtaacgtcacaaaatgtggaaaaagtcaaggggtctgaatactttccgaatgcgagGTACGAGGGTCAGATTGCACAATAACAGAGGAATAACAGAACATCGTTAATGGTGTAATACAATCCTGTGTTGGCTGTAACGTTTGGCCACATACTGAAAGTGTtgtgtttctgtatgtatagaaacaaacagAATTCAGGGTCAAGTTACAACAACAACCCTGCTCATTCCTCTCATTGTGTGCATGTTGTTCTACACTCAGTTTTGTAATTcatctgtctgtactgtatgtatgggctcccgagtgacgcagcggtctaaggcgctgcatctcagtgcaagaggtgtcactacagtccctggttcgaatccagactgGAACACATCTGGTCattattgggagtcccatagggcagcgcacaattggcccagcgccatccgagtttggccggtgtaggccgtcattgtaaataagaatttgttcttaactgacttgcctagttaaacaaacctcttaaaggttcaataaaaaacaCTATGATGGATTTACATGATTTGCAAAGACAGAATGTGCATGCCTGAACCATGGGGTGAAttagaaggggagagaagagagagagagagagagagaaagggagagaagggagagcctgagggacactgaataGTAACAGCTTTATCATTCCAAATAGTAGTGGTACGGTAGtaggggtaatgatagcagtttactGATTGTGGTggttgtagtaatgatgatggtaattgTATTACTGATGTAATGGTGAGAATGACAGTTAGTTATAGTTTAATTTTCTGGGTTTAAACTTTTATCTTTACATTTCTACTATTGACTGTTACcattttattgttgttattattagtattTTTTCTTTATATGTAATTTATTTTACTAACATTTTATATTATTACTCTTCATTATTTTATTATAATGTATACATTATTGCTTTTGCAATTTACAACGcaatgtttttcatgccaataaagcaacttgaatttgagagagagagagagagatcccatATCTGCATGTTTGGCCAGGGGCTAGGGAGTGAGCTGAGTGCTGAACCTGGGCAGATCATTCAGAGGAGAACAGAGCCTGAGTCACGAGTTACCAGTCATGTTATCTATCTACAgcgtacacatgcacacacgcaaacGATCCGGATGTATCCGGAAACATCTCTTTGTGATTGCATCAGATACCATATCCATTTGATTGAGTGAATGACATAAACACACTGCTAACTTGGATACTGTTTAGAAAAGTTGAAACTATACAGTAGGTGTATGGATTCAAGGTTGTAGATTTTTctagacagcaacacatgacctGCTGATTGACCATGCAGGAGGTAGCAAGCAggtgactgggactgggactgggactggtctgggactggtctgggactgagactggtctgggactgggactgggactgggacaaagactggtctgggactgggactgggactggtctgggactgggactggtctgggactggtctgggactggctggtctgggactggtctggtctgggactgggactggtctgggactgggacagggactggtctgggactggtctgggactgagactggtctgggactggtctgggactgggactgggactggtctgggactgggactgggacaaagactggtctgggactgggactgggacaaaGACTGGTCTGGGACAAAGACTGGTCTGGGACAaagactggtctgggactgggactgggacaaagactggtctgggactgagactggtctgggactgggactgggacaaaGACTGGTCTgtgactggtctgggactgggactggtctgggactgagactggTCTGGGACTTGGACAAAGACTGGTCTGGGACAaagactggtctgggactgggactggtctgggactgggacaaagactggtctgggactgagactggtctgggactgggactgggacaaaGACTGGTCTGTGACTGGTCTgtgactggtctgggactgggactgggactggtctgggactgggactggtctgggactgagactggtctgggactgggacaaAGACTGGTCTGGGACAaagactggtctgggactgggactggtctgggactgggacaaagactggtctgggactgggacaaagactggtctgggactgagactggactgggactgggacaaaGACTGGTCTgtgactggtctgggactgggactgggactggtctgggactggtctgggactgggacggaactgggactggtctgggactgggactggtctgggactggtctgggactggtctgggactggtctgggactgagactggtctgggactgggactgggtctgggacaaagactggtctgggactgggacaaagactggtctgggactgggactggtctgggactgggactgggactgggacaaagactggtctgggactgggactgggacaaaGACTGGTCTgtgactggtctgggactgggactggtctgggactggtctgggactggtctgggactgggacgggactggtctgggactgggactgggactggtctgggactggtctgggactgggacgggactggtctgggactgggactggcctGGGAcgggactggtctgggactgggactggtctgggactgggactggtctgggactgggactgggactggtctgggactgggactggtctgggactggtctgggactgggactgggtctgggacaaagactggtctgggactgggacaaAGACTGGTCTGGGACAaagactggtctgggactgggactggtctgggactgggactgggacaaagactggtctgggactgagactggtctgggactgggacaaAGACTGGTCTgtgactggtctgggactgggactggtctgggactgagactggTCTGGGACTTGGACAAAGACTGGTCTGGGACAaagactggtctgggactgggactggtctgggactgggactgggacaaagactggtctgggactgagactggtctgggactgggactgggacaaaGACTGGTCTgtgactggtctgggactgggactggtctgggactggtctgggactggtctgggactgagactgggacaAAGACTGGTCTGGGACAAAGACtcgtctgggactgggactggtctgggactgggacaaagactggtctgggactgggacaaagactggtctgggactgagactggactgggactgggacaaaGACTGGTCTgtgactggtctgggactgggactgggactggtctgggactgggacggaactgggactggtctgggactgggactgggactggtctgggactggtctgggactggtctgggactgagactggtctgggactgggactgggtctgggacaAAGACTGGTCTGGGACAaagactggtctgggactgggactggtctgggactgggactgggacaaagactggtctgggactgagactggtctgggactgggacaaAGACTGGTCTgtgactggtctgggactggtctgggactgagactggTCTGGGACTTGGACAaagactggtctgggactgggactggtctgggactgggactggtctgggactgggacaaagactggtctgggactgagactggtctgggactgggactgggactgggacaaaGACTGGTCTgtgactggtctgggactgggactgggactggtctgggactggtctgggactgagactggtctgggactgggacaaAGACTGGTCTGGGACAAAGACtcgtctgggactgggactggtctgggactgggacaaagactggtctgggactgggacaaagactggtctgggactgagactggactgggactgggacaaaGACTGGTCTgtgactggtctgggactgggactgggactggtctgggactggtctgggactgggacggaactgggactggtctgggactgggactgggactggtctgggactggtctgggactggtctgggactgagactggtctgggactgggactgggtctgggacaaagactggtctgggactgggacaaagactggtctgggactgtgactggtctgggactgggactgggacaaagactggtctgggactgggactgggacaaaGACTTGTCTGGGACTgagactggtctgggactgggacaaAGACTGGTCTgtgactggtctgggactgggactggtctgggactggtctgggactggtctgggactgggacgggactggtctgggactgggactgggactggtctgggactgggacgggactggtctgggactgggactggtctgggacgggactggtctgggactgggactggtctgggactgggacgggactggtctgggactgggactggtctgggactggtctgggactgggactgggactgggactgggtctgggacaaagactggtctgggactgggacaaagactggtctgggactgggacaaagactggtctgggactgggacaaagactggtctgggactgggacaaAGACTGGTCTgtgactggtctgggactgggactggtctggactgagactggtctgggactggtctgggactgagactggCCTGGGACAaagactggtctgggactgggactggtctgggactgggactggtctgggactggtctgggtctgggaccggtctgggactggtctgggactgggactggtctgggactggtctgggactggtctgggactgggactgggtctgggacaaagactggtctgggactgggactggtctgggactgggactgggactggtctgggactggtctgggactgggtctgggacaaagactggtctgggactgggactggtctgggactggtctgggactgggtctgggactggtatgggactgggactggtctgggactgggactggtctgggactgggactggtctGGCGTGTTCTGGGCTGACAGTGTCTCCATTTCAATGAATGTGCTTGGAGGACATTTTTACAGAAATAGGGCACATCAgtgatacactcttagaaaaaagggttccaaaaaagttattcggctgtccccataggagaaccctttttggttccaggtggaacccttttgggtttcatgtagaactctctgtggaaagggttctacatgaaacTCAAAAtgcttctacctggaaccaaaaatggttattCCTTCTGGGTTCTACAGTAGGTAGCACATTTTTTCTAAGAGCATACTGTACAGTAGATTTTGATTAATTTCCTGAATTAGGTCAATCGTTTCCTGAATTAGGTAAATCAGTTGAGAACCTGTGAACACCTGTTCTCAATCTGATGAGGAAGCTGATGATATCTGTgagcaaacacgcacacacacatggacgcacaCAAAAAACAGGGGAAATGCAAGCAGAGAGGATGTCTGCATCAGCCTTAGCCAGACACAGTGGTAAGCTCTACAGACCAACACATTATGTAGTTTCCATTCACTTCCATAGAAAGACAGTGCACTTCCTATTTACTGATTAGACATCATAATGATCTGGGCAGGGCTGAAGATGATAGGCTGGTGGTGTACAGCTGGAGTCCCAAAAGGGTACATTTCCTTTTCTGTGACTCATAACTGAATGCTGTTACAGTCCCGACTCCGTCCTGGGACACTGGTCCAGCCATAGATTCTCGACAGGTCCAGCAACTCCTGAGCCTAAAAATAGCACATAGGTTTATAGATAGTGTGAGACTTGTATTCTCATTTATAATACACACTACAAGGCCTGTGTGTGAAAGAGTGGCGTGCTGAGAAAACATTTACTCTTCCAGATACTCATTCATTTCACCATTGTTTGAAACAATATGGTGTGGGTGTTGTAAGAgccgagggagagggggaagggaggatcCAAGGTTCATTGGGAATTCCCTTCCTGCCTGAACAGTGAGTGTCAGGTCATGTGATGTGATTCACCTGTGACTCAGCCCAGGTAAGTCTCGTGGCTGGCT encodes:
- the LOC118372926 gene encoding stimulator of interferon genes protein-like, which codes for MQQLGGEECLVPQPRGSLPKACAIGLASVVVTAILVLEPEGFFRHVSAAILILTVGPSLHGVFLLSEECLHHATTRYRGRRLGQMVTACVGVYTLLCVGLAVLLFVLTKPQPWRDQWSMVILACVLYPLLKTLGVLGPSEVEVSEICETRKMNVAHGLAWSFHLGYLNLVLPRLEGSIAAFRASHNAGPFETRGSRKLLILLPLNANITHTLEDEDTNIHFYDNLPDTEIDRAGVRGRVYKHSVYTVLDKDRQAHHCVVEYATPLLTLYKMSQESSAGFGEKDRREQVLLFYRTLQDILDRSLECRNRYRLILLNDEHEDDPHYLSNSILKNLDQQEKEEFYVPPFIPQPEVDHPSHALPIIDDWHRAEPMSRVPTIMISHDMPRTLREPVENSEDSMRQV